In a single window of the Danio rerio strain Tuebingen ecotype United States chromosome 20, GRCz12tu, whole genome shotgun sequence genome:
- the fam49a gene encoding uncharacterized protein isoform X2 — MGNLLKVLTCTDFDQGPNFFLDFENAQPTDCEREVWNQVNAVLQESESILSGLQAYKGAGQEIRDAIQNPNDMLLQERAWNSVCPLVIRLKKFYAFSLKLEQALQSLLESLTCPPYTPTQHLEREQALAKQFAEILHFTLRFDELKMRIPAIQNDFSYYRRTISRNRLNNMNLDIENEVNNEMANRMSLFYAEATPMLKTLSTATTNFVTENKTLPLENTTDCLSTMASVCKVMLETPEYTSRFNSEDTLLFCMRVMVGVIILYDHVHPNGAFNKSSKIDMKGCIKVLKDQPADNVEGLLNALKFTTKHLNDESTPKNIRTMLQ; from the exons acgcacaaccaacagacTGTGAGAGAGAAGTGTGGAACCAGGTGAATGCTGTTCTCCAGGAGTCTGAGAGCATCCTCTCTGGCCTTCAAGCCTACAAGGGTGCAGGCCAGGAAATACGAGAT GCAATTCAGAATCCTAACGACATGCTCCTTCAGGAAAGGGCATGGAACTCTGTGTGTCCCCTTGTCATCCGGCTAAAGAAGTTCTATGCATTTTCATTGAAACTAG AGCAAGCGCTGCAGAGTCTTTTGGAGTCTCTGACGTGTCCACCATACACTCCCACTCAGCACCTGGAGAGAGAGCAGGCCCTCGCTAAACAGTTTGCTGAAATCCTGCATTTCACCCTCCGCTTTGATGAGCTTAAG ATGAGAATACCAGCCATCCAGAATGACTTCAGCTACTACAGAAGAACAATCAGTCGAAACCGATTAAACAACATGAAT CTTGATATTGAAAATGAGGTCAATAATGAAATGGCAAACAGAATGTCTCTGTTCTATGCTGAAGCCACGCCGATGTTGAAGACCTTGAGCACAGCAACAACAAACTTTGTGACAGAG AATAAGACATTACCTCTTGAGAACACCACAGACTGCCTGAGCACTATGGCAAGTGTTTGCAAGGTCATGCTGGAGACACC AGAATACACAAGTCGATTCAACAGTGAAGATACACTTCTATTTTGTATGAGGGTGATGGTGGGGGTTATTATCCTTTATGACCATGTGCATCCAAATGGTGCCTTCAACAAATCCTCAAAAATCGAT ATGAAAGGATGCATTAAGGTGTTAAAAGATCAGCCTGCAGATAATGTGGAAGGTCTCCTTAATGCCCTCAA GTTCACCACAAAACACCTGAATGATGAGTCCACTCCAAAAAATATCAGAACAATGCTCCAGTAA
- the fam49a gene encoding uncharacterized protein isoform X3, with the protein MGNLLKVLTREIENYPHFFLDFENAQPTDCEREVWNQVNAVLQESESILSGLQAYKGAGQEIRDAIQNPNDMLLQERAWNSVCPLVIRLKKFYAFSLKLEQALQSLLESLTCPPYTPTQHLEREQALAKQFAEILHFTLRFDELKMRIPAIQNDFSYYRRTISRNRLNNMNLDIENEVNNEMANRMSLFYAEATPMLKTLSTATTNFVTENKTLPLENTTDCLSTMASVCKVMLETPEYTSRFNSEDTLLFCMRVMVGVIILYDHVHPNGAFNKSSKIDMKGCIKVLKDQPADNVEGLLNALKFTTKHLNDESTPKNIRTMLQ; encoded by the exons acgcacaaccaacagacTGTGAGAGAGAAGTGTGGAACCAGGTGAATGCTGTTCTCCAGGAGTCTGAGAGCATCCTCTCTGGCCTTCAAGCCTACAAGGGTGCAGGCCAGGAAATACGAGAT GCAATTCAGAATCCTAACGACATGCTCCTTCAGGAAAGGGCATGGAACTCTGTGTGTCCCCTTGTCATCCGGCTAAAGAAGTTCTATGCATTTTCATTGAAACTAG AGCAAGCGCTGCAGAGTCTTTTGGAGTCTCTGACGTGTCCACCATACACTCCCACTCAGCACCTGGAGAGAGAGCAGGCCCTCGCTAAACAGTTTGCTGAAATCCTGCATTTCACCCTCCGCTTTGATGAGCTTAAG ATGAGAATACCAGCCATCCAGAATGACTTCAGCTACTACAGAAGAACAATCAGTCGAAACCGATTAAACAACATGAAT CTTGATATTGAAAATGAGGTCAATAATGAAATGGCAAACAGAATGTCTCTGTTCTATGCTGAAGCCACGCCGATGTTGAAGACCTTGAGCACAGCAACAACAAACTTTGTGACAGAG AATAAGACATTACCTCTTGAGAACACCACAGACTGCCTGAGCACTATGGCAAGTGTTTGCAAGGTCATGCTGGAGACACC AGAATACACAAGTCGATTCAACAGTGAAGATACACTTCTATTTTGTATGAGGGTGATGGTGGGGGTTATTATCCTTTATGACCATGTGCATCCAAATGGTGCCTTCAACAAATCCTCAAAAATCGAT ATGAAAGGATGCATTAAGGTGTTAAAAGATCAGCCTGCAGATAATGTGGAAGGTCTCCTTAATGCCCTCAA GTTCACCACAAAACACCTGAATGATGAGTCCACTCCAAAAAATATCAGAACAATGCTCCAGTAA